One window of the Chiroxiphia lanceolata isolate bChiLan1 chromosome 30, bChiLan1.pri, whole genome shotgun sequence genome contains the following:
- the FIGNL2 gene encoding putative fidgetin-like protein 2 — protein sequence MHWSPEHAQSLNQWPEQHLDVSSTTSSPAHKSDLYPSTRQRFNYAWANDDISALTASNLLKRYAEKYSGVLDAPYERPALGGYGDGAFGPVNGQKGDGEPWPGAHGSDGTYPLTPIHDGLPGAKGVVPPAVPAAGGAIGLGGSPVVSANLADPMYPGNSCGGAAAGSGGLGASQEYPSGYGGTYLPSGYCTQPAAALPPPHPSALHGSGLLQPPHPSPALVPGYGSSGPMYNYAAGSYPPQPGYGSIHPPHPPTSYLPSGIAAPTPIPAPPPAARPPGVPGYGYQGAGLAPLAVPPLGTEAGALKRKAFDIGGEDDGEGRYRKYSYEQPKSPYPMSDNGECQGNGFGGAGKSPQVAFKPGKRLAGAGNAEEHAGKYGGQQMKSMVSPPYGAGDAPLRPAEPFEKFSPPLANGERAAEPGPPFPLRLPPKAPVFGGAPVEEQPKNVDPLVLELVNTKVVERGPPVQWSDVAGQVSVKAAIEEELVWPILRPGAYSGASHPLRTLLLFGPRGTGKTLLSRCISTQLGSTLLRLSGTTLLSTWKAEAEKILQTVFFVASCRQPAVVLITEAEALLAARAGEDGGQASNLKSQLLSYLDNVATSSEQNVVVIGTTARPGSMDEASHRRFGTRLYIPLPDGAARRHILRQALAQQSCCLSERELAALAQRTESFSGAELLRLCQHAGAARRALPGPPASYQDLEKAFCKVRPAASQKELDLFLEWDKMYGTRH from the coding sequence ATGCACTGGTCACCAGAGCATGCCCAGTCCCTGAACCAGTGGCCGGAGCAGCACCTGGACGtctcctccaccacctcctcgCCGGCCCACAAGTCCGACCTGTACCCCAGCACCCGCCAGCGCTTCAACTACGCCTGGGCCAACGACGACATCTCGGCGCTCACGGCCTCCAACCTCCTCAAGAGGTACGCCGAGAAGTACTCGGGGGTGCTGGACGCGCCCTACGAGCGCCCGGCGCTCGGCGGATACGGGGATGGCGCCTTCGGGCCCGTTAACGGGCAGAAGGGGGACGGGGAGCCCTGGCCGGGGGCTCACGGCTCCGACGGCACCTACCCCCTGACGCCCATCCACGATGGCCTCCCCGGCGCCAAGGGGGTGGTGCCGCCCGCCGTACCCGCCGCCGGCGGGGCCATCGGGCTCGGCGGCTCCCCAGTGGTGTCGGCCAACCTCGCCGACCCCATGTACCCCGGGAACTCCTGCGGAGGGGCCGCCGCCGGCTCCGGCGGGCTCGGGGCGTCTCAGGAGTACCCCTCAGGCTACGGCGGCACCTACTTGCCCTCTGGCTACTGCACCCAGCCGGCGGCAGCGCTCCCCCCCCCGCACCCGTCCGCCCTCCACGGCTcggggctcctgcagcccccgcACCCCTCGCCCGCCCTGGTGCCGGGCTACGGCTCCTCCGGCCCCATGTACAACTACGCCGCCGGCAGTTACCCGCCGCAGCCGGGCTACGGGAGCATCCACCCGCCCCACCCCCCTACCTCCTACCTGCCCTCCGGCATCGCGGCGCCCACCCCcatcccggccccgccgcccgccgcccgcccgcccggggtGCCCGGGTATGGCTACCAGGGCGCCGGGCTGGCCCCCCTGGCCGTGCCGCCGCTGGGCACCGAGGCGGGCGCGCTGAAGAGGAAGGCGTTCGACATCGGCGGGGAGGACGACGGGGAGGGCAGGTACAGGAAATACAGCTACGAGCAGCCAAAGTCCCCCTACCCCATGTCGGACAACGGCGAGTGCCAGGGGAACGGGTTCGGCGGCGCCGGCAAGTCGCCCCAGGTGGCCTTCAAGCCCGGGAAGCGGCTGGCGGGAGCGGGGAACGCCGAGGAACACGCCGGCAAGTACGGCGGGCAGCAGATGAAGAGCATGGTCTCGCCGCCCTACGGCGCCGGGGACGCTCCGCTGCGGCCGGCGGAGCCCTTCGAGAAGTTCAGCCCCCCCCTCGCCAACGGGGAGCGGGCGGCGGAGCCGGGACCCCCCTTCCCGCTGCGGCTGCCCCCCAAAGCACCGGTGTTCGGCGGCGCCCCGGTGGAGGAGCAGCCCAAGAACGTCGACCcgctggtgctggagctggtgaACACCAAGGTGGTGGAGCGGGGGCCGCCGGTGCAGTGGTCGGACGTGGCCGGGCAGGTGTCGGTGAAGGCGGCCATCGAGGAGGAGCTGGTGTGGCCCATCCTGCGCCCCGGCGCCTACAGCGGCGCCAGCCACCCGCTGCGGACCCTGCTGCTCTTCGGCCCCCGCGGAACCGGGAAGACGCTGCTGAGCCGCTGCATCTCCACCCAGCTGGGCTCCACCCTGCTGAGGCTCAGCGGGACCACCCTGCTCTCCACCTGGAAGGCCGAAGCCGAGAAGATCCTGCAGACCGTGTTCTTCGTGGCCAGCTGCCGCCAGCCCGCCGTGGTGCTCATCACCGAGGCCGAGGCCTTGCTGGCGGCCCGGGCGGGCGAGGACGGCGGGCAGGCGAGCAACCTCAagtcccagctcctctcctaCCTGGACAACGTGGCTACCTCATCCGAGCAGAACGTGGTGGTCATCGGGACCACGGCCCGGCCGGGCAGCATGGACGAGGCGTCGCACCGGCGCTTCGGCACGCGGCTCTACATCCCGCTGCCGGACGGCGCCGCGCGCCGGCACATCCTGCGCCAGGCCCTGGcgcagcagagctgctgcctgagcgAGCGGGAGCTGGCGGCGCTGGCGCAGCGCACCGAGAGCTTCTCCGGCGCCGAGCTGCTGCGGCTCTGCCAGCACGCCGGGGCCGCGCGCCGCGCCCTGCCGGGACCCCCCGCCTCCTACCAGGACCTGGAGAAGGCGTTCTGCAAGGTCCGCCCCGCCGCCTCCCAGAAGGAGCTGGACTTGTTCCTGGAGTGGGATAAGATGTACGGCACCAGGCACTGA